In Mycobacterium sp. JS623, one genomic interval encodes:
- the fadA6 gene encoding steroid 3-ketoacyl-CoA thiolase FadA6, with protein MAEAYVIEAVRTAVGKRNGSLAGVHPVDLGAAGWRGLFDRVDVDPGAVDDVIAGCVDAIGPQAGNIARLSWLAAGYPEEVPGVTVDRQCGSSQQAISFGAQAIMSGTADLIVAGGMQNMSQIPISSAMIVGEQFGFTSPTNESKSWLHRYGDQEISQFRGAELIAEKWEISREEMEEFSLASHQRAQEAIRAGYFENEIIPVDGFVTDEGPRDTSLEKMAGLKTLVDGGRLTAAMASQISDGASATLLASEQAVKDHGLKPRARIHHISARGADPVFMLTGPIPATRYALEKTGLTMDDIDTVEINEAFAPVVMAWMKELKVDHAKVNPSGGAIALGHPLGATGAKLFATMLSTLERTGGRYGLQTMCEGGGTANVTIIERL; from the coding sequence ATGGCTGAGGCGTACGTCATCGAAGCTGTGCGCACCGCCGTAGGCAAGCGCAATGGATCGCTTGCCGGCGTGCATCCCGTCGACCTTGGCGCTGCCGGGTGGCGCGGACTGTTCGACCGGGTGGACGTCGATCCCGGCGCGGTTGACGACGTGATCGCCGGCTGCGTCGACGCTATTGGGCCGCAGGCGGGCAACATCGCCCGGCTGTCGTGGCTGGCCGCCGGATACCCGGAGGAGGTGCCGGGCGTCACTGTGGATCGCCAGTGCGGGTCTAGCCAGCAGGCGATTTCCTTTGGCGCGCAGGCCATCATGTCCGGCACCGCCGACTTGATCGTGGCGGGCGGCATGCAGAACATGAGCCAGATCCCGATCAGCTCGGCGATGATCGTCGGCGAGCAGTTCGGATTCACTTCTCCCACAAACGAATCCAAGAGCTGGCTGCACCGCTACGGCGATCAGGAGATCTCGCAGTTCCGTGGTGCGGAGCTGATCGCAGAGAAGTGGGAGATCTCGCGCGAAGAGATGGAGGAGTTCTCCCTGGCCAGCCATCAGCGCGCGCAGGAAGCGATCCGGGCTGGGTACTTCGAGAACGAGATCATCCCGGTGGACGGCTTTGTGACCGACGAGGGCCCGCGCGACACGTCGCTGGAGAAGATGGCGGGGCTCAAGACACTGGTCGACGGCGGCCGGTTGACTGCGGCGATGGCCAGCCAGATTTCCGATGGCGCCAGCGCGACGCTGCTTGCTTCCGAGCAGGCAGTCAAGGACCACGGCCTGAAGCCACGCGCGCGTATCCACCACATCAGCGCCCGCGGTGCCGATCCGGTGTTCATGCTGACCGGGCCGATTCCCGCGACGCGCTACGCGCTGGAGAAGACCGGGCTGACGATGGACGACATCGACACCGTCGAGATCAACGAGGCGTTTGCGCCCGTCGTGATGGCGTGGATGAAGGAACTCAAGGTCGACCACGCGAAGGTCAACCCCAGCGGTGGCGCAATTGCGCTCGGCCACCCACTCGGTGCAACGGGTGCCAAGCTGTTCGCGACCATGCTGAGTACGTTGGAGCGCACCGGCGGTCGCTACGGTCTGCAGACGATGTGCGAGGGCGGCGGCACCGCCAACGTCACCATCATCGAGCGGCTGTAG
- the kstR2 gene encoding TetR family transcriptional regulator KstR2, whose translation MISQPVSRRDELLQLAATMFAERGLRATTVRDIADSAGILSGSLYHHFKSKEQMVEEVLRDFLDWLFERYAEIVARESDPLERVKGLFMTSFEAIEHRHAQVVIYQDEAKRLSSLPQFEFVETRNREQRRMWVDVLKQGVAEGRFRPDIDVDLVYRFIRDTTWVSVRWYQPGGPLTAEQVGQQYLSIVLGGITREKD comes from the coding sequence ATGATTTCCCAGCCGGTCAGTCGTCGTGACGAGCTTCTGCAGCTCGCCGCGACGATGTTCGCCGAGCGTGGCCTGCGTGCGACCACTGTGCGCGACATCGCCGATTCGGCGGGGATCTTGTCCGGCAGCCTGTATCACCACTTCAAGTCCAAGGAGCAGATGGTTGAGGAGGTCCTTCGGGACTTCCTGGACTGGCTGTTCGAGCGGTATGCCGAGATCGTCGCCCGCGAATCCGATCCGCTGGAGCGTGTGAAGGGTCTCTTCATGACCTCGTTCGAGGCCATCGAACACCGGCATGCGCAGGTCGTCATCTATCAGGACGAGGCCAAGCGACTGTCGTCGCTTCCACAGTTCGAGTTCGTGGAGACCCGCAACCGCGAGCAGCGCAGGATGTGGGTGGACGTACTCAAGCAGGGCGTCGCCGAGGGGCGCTTCCGGCCCGACATCGATGTCGATTTGGTCTACCGCTTCATCCGCGATACCACCTGGGTTTCGGTTCGCTGGTATCAACCGGGCGGACCCCTGACGGCCGAACAAGTCGGCCAGCAATATCTGAGCATCGTGCTTGGCGGCATTACGAGAGAGAAGGACTGA
- the ipdF gene encoding (5R,7aS)-5-hydroxy-7a-methyl-1-oxo-2,3,5,6,7,7a-hexahydro-1H-indene-carboxyl-CoA reductase, with protein MTLAEPPKEIDGHGLLAGKVVVVTAAAGTGIGSAVARRALAEGADVVVSDHHERRLGETRDQLTELGLGRVESVVCDVTSTAQVDALISSTTARMGRLDVLVNNAGLGGTTPVVDMTDEEWDRVLNVTLTSTMRATRAALRYFRDADHGGVIVNNASVLGWRAQHSQSHYAAAKAGVMALTRCSAIEAVDYGVRINAVSPSIARHKFLEKTSSADLLDRLSEGEAFGRAAEPWEIAATIAFLASDYSSYLTGEVISVSSQRA; from the coding sequence GTGACACTGGCGGAACCGCCGAAAGAGATTGACGGACACGGCCTTCTGGCCGGCAAGGTGGTCGTGGTGACGGCCGCGGCAGGTACGGGTATCGGGTCCGCCGTTGCGCGTCGCGCGCTGGCCGAAGGCGCCGACGTCGTCGTCTCCGACCACCACGAACGCCGACTTGGCGAGACCCGCGACCAGCTGACCGAACTCGGGCTTGGCCGTGTCGAAAGCGTGGTGTGTGACGTGACATCGACTGCACAGGTCGACGCGCTGATCTCATCGACCACTGCGCGGATGGGCCGGCTCGACGTGCTGGTCAACAACGCGGGCCTGGGCGGCACCACCCCCGTCGTCGATATGACCGACGAGGAATGGGACCGGGTACTCAACGTGACCCTCACGTCGACGATGCGGGCAACCCGCGCGGCGCTGCGGTATTTCCGCGACGCCGATCACGGCGGCGTGATCGTCAACAACGCCAGCGTATTGGGCTGGCGGGCGCAGCACTCGCAGTCGCACTATGCCGCGGCCAAAGCGGGCGTGATGGCGTTGACCCGGTGCAGCGCAATCGAAGCCGTCGACTACGGCGTGCGCATCAACGCGGTGTCGCCGAGCATCGCCCGGCACAAGTTCCTCGAGAAGACCAGCTCCGCAGACCTGCTCGATCGGCTCTCGGAGGGCGAGGCGTTCGGCCGCGCGGCGGAGCCGTGGGAGATCGCAGCCACCATCGCATTCCTGGCCAGCGACTACTCCAGTTACCTGACTGGCGAGGTCATCTCGGTGTCGAGTCAACGGGCATGA
- the ipdE1 gene encoding acyl-CoA dehydrogenase IpdE1 codes for MIEVEEFRAEVRDWLADNLVGEFAALKGLGAPGREDEAFAERRAWNQHLAAAGLTCLGWPVEHGGRGLSVAHRVAFYEEYARADAPHKVNHFGEELLGPTLIAFGTEEQKKRFLPKILDVTELWCQGYSEPGAGSDLANVSTTAELDGDQWVINGQKVWTSMAHLSQWCFVVARTEKGSKRHAGLSYLLVPLDQPGVEIRPIVQLTGTADFNEVFFDDARTDADLVVGDPGDGWRVAMGTLTFERGVSTLGQQIRYARELSNLVDLAKRTGADDDPLIRERLTRSWVGLQTMRSYALATMDVEQPGQDNVSKLLWANWHRDLGELAMDIVGKAGLVAKDGEFDVWQHLYLFTRADTIYGGSNEIQRNIIAERVLGLPREVKG; via the coding sequence GTGATAGAGGTCGAGGAGTTCCGGGCCGAGGTCCGCGACTGGCTGGCCGACAACCTCGTCGGCGAATTCGCCGCGCTCAAGGGCCTCGGCGCACCGGGGCGCGAGGACGAAGCCTTTGCGGAACGACGGGCATGGAACCAGCACCTCGCTGCGGCGGGTCTGACCTGCCTTGGCTGGCCGGTCGAACATGGCGGGCGCGGCTTGTCCGTTGCCCACCGCGTCGCGTTCTACGAGGAATACGCCCGCGCCGACGCGCCGCACAAGGTCAACCATTTCGGCGAGGAACTGCTCGGCCCGACGCTGATCGCGTTCGGTACCGAGGAGCAGAAGAAGCGCTTCCTACCGAAGATCCTCGACGTCACCGAGCTGTGGTGTCAGGGCTACTCGGAGCCCGGCGCAGGCAGTGACCTTGCCAACGTGTCGACAACCGCGGAGCTCGACGGCGACCAGTGGGTGATCAACGGCCAGAAGGTGTGGACGTCGATGGCCCACCTGTCGCAGTGGTGCTTCGTGGTGGCCCGCACCGAAAAGGGTTCCAAGCGACACGCAGGCCTGTCGTATCTGCTTGTGCCGCTTGATCAACCGGGTGTCGAAATCCGACCGATCGTTCAGTTGACGGGAACAGCGGACTTCAACGAGGTGTTCTTCGATGACGCCCGCACCGACGCCGATCTGGTGGTCGGCGATCCCGGTGACGGCTGGCGGGTCGCGATGGGAACGCTGACGTTTGAGCGTGGCGTGTCGACGCTGGGCCAGCAGATCCGTTATGCGCGTGAACTTTCCAACCTGGTGGACCTGGCCAAGCGCACCGGTGCCGACGATGATCCGCTGATTCGTGAACGGTTGACGCGGTCGTGGGTGGGCCTGCAGACGATGCGCTCGTATGCGTTGGCGACCATGGACGTTGAGCAGCCGGGACAAGATAACGTGTCGAAGCTGTTGTGGGCCAACTGGCATCGCGATCTTGGTGAGCTGGCGATGGACATCGTCGGCAAGGCAGGTCTGGTGGCCAAGGACGGCGAGTTCGATGTCTGGCAGCACCTGTACCTGTTCACCCGCGCGGACACCATCTACGGCGGTTCGAACGAGATCCAACGCAACATCATCGCCGAGCGGGTGCTCGGCCTACCGCGTGAGGTGAAGGGCTAG